ACTTCATTGGCACCCAGATGTTTTACTCATTGTGTTATTCAACACATATGAAAGGAATCACAAATGTTGTAAATATTTGTTAGGAGAAATAGGAGTCTGTTATCTTTGGCCTTATTAGAATCTGTACTTAGGTTAACACAATAGCCACTAGCTCTGTCTGTGTAATTAATACAGATTAGATGAGTGAAATTAAatcaaattagaaaatacagTTCTGCATTAAACTTGTGCTTGTAGCCATTGTGGCTTCGTGCCACCCTATTGCCCAGTGTGGGTGTGGAGCATCCTATCAACTGAAGATATTGTCAGATGGTGCAGCTCTGAATGGATTTGGCCACTCCCAAGTTAGTATTTCACTTCCCAAGATAATCTCATGTTCTTGCCCCTCATgcatctgacaggtgtgaccaATCATGTGGATGATGAATATCGATGGGCAGGGGTTGAGGATCCCAAGGTCATGATCACTACTTCCCGAGACCCCAGTTCACGCCTCAAGATGTTTGCAAAGGTATCAAAAGCAGCAGGGAATGGAAGATGCTCAGGTACCGATGGCCTGAGTCCTAACTAGTGTATGTACATGCGCAGGAGCTGAAGTTGGTGTTTCCCGGTGCCCAGCGCATGAACCGTGGCCGACATGAGGTGGGGGCACTGGTGCGAGCCTGCAAAGCTAATGGTGTCACCGACCTGCTAGTTGTCCATGAGCATCGAGGCACACCCGGtaaggctggtgggagggagcagggtgTTTGCCGGGTTGGCCATCTAAGAGCAGACAGTCTCTGACAGCCTATCTGGCCCCACAGTGGGGTTCATTGTCAGCCACCTGCCCTTTGGCCCCACTGCTTACTTCACACTATGCAATGTGCTTATGCGGCACGACATCCCCGACCTGGGCACCGTGTCAGAGGCCAAACCTCACCTCATCATTCATGGCTTCTCCTCCCGTCTGGGCAAGCGGGTGAGTCTGGGGTCATGGGACtagggctgggggcaggcggtgccaggctggGCATTCCCCAAtcttcttccctctgccccaGGTCTCTGACATACTTCGTTACCTGTTCCCTGTGCCCAAAGAAGACAGCCATCGGGTCATCACCTTTGCAAACCAGAATGACTACATCTCCTTCCGGTGTGTCCATGGGCTGGGCTCTGGGATTGTATCCTGACCTTTGTGTCCCTGTACTATTGGTGGTTGACCTGTCgctgctcctgcctcctctcactcctgccctgcctccctttGCCCCAGACACCATGTGTACAGGAAGACCAACCACCGCAATGTGGAGCTGACCGAGGTTGGCCCTCGCTTTGAGCTCAAGTGTGAGTTTGGACTTTATCTCAGGTCTGGTGGTGGGGGAATGCTGGCTATATAGTTGATAATGTCTCTGTTCCCCTCCACCAGTGTACATGATTCGCCTTGGCACGCTGGAACAGGAGGCCACAGCAGATGTGGAGTGGCGCTGGCATCCTTACACCAACACTGCACACAAGAGGGTCTTTCTAAGTGCTGAGTGAGCCCATTCTGTTGTCAGGAGGTGGGTGCGGTCAGAATAAAGTCTGtgtgccaccccaccccatttgCCTCTGTTTGGTTTGGACAGGCCCGCTGTCAGGGTTAGTGTGAAGGATGATGTCCATGGGGTCTTCTTAGCTGGGGACCTGATAGCTTGGGGACATTCTCAGGCCTGGTGTTGACATTGTGTCTAGGGCAAAGCAGACTCAGCATGTTGGCTTCCTCTTGAGTCATGAGGATGGTTTGGCACTGCCCCTGGGAGAGTTGGAGCTGCTGTTACTCAGGAGCTCATCATCTGGGAGGAGCTTGGGCATGGGTAGCAGGGCCTTTCACATTTGCTCCAAGCAAGCATGAGACTCAGGGGGCTGACACAGGATGGGACCTAGTCAGTGCTTCCCAGGATTCCTCTGCCTGCTTCAGCACACAGGCACACCTTTCCATTCACTAGGGACACAGTGACACTTTAGAGACTACCAACCTTGCACACCTGCTCTCTTGTTAGGGAAGGGTTTATCTGAGGTCAGGGCTGCTCAGGAGATGCTGGGATCTTTACTTGACCTCTCCACAGTCATTTgctttgcccttcctctctgcccactTCTCTATTATGTATCCAGAGCCCTGGTGTCACACAAAATGGATGTCAAGATCCTACATAATGCACACAAGTTGAGATGAAGGGGAATGATAACAGTAAGAAAGAGATCTATCATGCCAGGTGGGAACAGGGCTATGAAGAAAAAAggcagggagatggagagggagagtccTCTGCAGGGACCCTGAGATCTACATGATGGCATGAAACAGCAGGGGCCACTTAGATGGTCCATGCAGACTCTTAGGTAGACAGTCCTCATAAGAGTCTCAGGAACAGGAGCAGCCCAGTGAGAGAGGGATCTTGAGGGAGAGCAGGGGACCCATAGAACCAAATGGGCCATGGCATTCAGGGAGAGCGGGACATGGGACATCACAGGATGTCCATAATTCTGACTCAACTCATGAGTTCATTTAGTTCCTTCTTCAGGGCCTTTCTGGAGCCTCTCA
The sequence above is a segment of the Eptesicus fuscus isolate TK198812 chromosome 8, DD_ASM_mEF_20220401, whole genome shotgun sequence genome. Coding sequences within it:
- the IMP4 gene encoding U3 small nucleolar ribonucleoprotein protein IMP4, whose translation is MLRREARLRREYLYRKAREEAQRAAHERKEKVRRALEENRLIPTELRREALALHGSLEFDDAGGEGVTNHVDDEYRWAGVEDPKVMITTSRDPSSRLKMFAKELKLVFPGAQRMNRGRHEVGALVRACKANGVTDLLVVHEHRGTPVGFIVSHLPFGPTAYFTLCNVLMRHDIPDLGTVSEAKPHLIIHGFSSRLGKRVSDILRYLFPVPKEDSHRVITFANQNDYISFRHHVYRKTNHRNVELTEVGPRFELKLYMIRLGTLEQEATADVEWRWHPYTNTAHKRVFLSAE